A window from Mycolicibacterium tokaiense encodes these proteins:
- the sigM gene encoding RNA polymerase sigma factor SigM has protein sequence MPSSTADHARADADLLAAHAAGDPDAFAVLFHRYHAPLTRFARRHCRSPEDAADAVQEAMLAVHRGAPGFRSHATVSTWLFRIVSHKCIDLRRRDLRRLTVDPAEVLVIDPTEAIPTAHLVHLALGLVPVDQRAAVVLVDMLGYPVADAARLLEIPTNTVKSRCARGRAKLSALLQAAGAGH, from the coding sequence GTGCCCAGCTCCACCGCAGACCACGCCCGCGCCGACGCCGACCTGCTGGCCGCCCACGCCGCCGGCGACCCGGATGCCTTCGCCGTGCTGTTCCACCGCTACCACGCGCCGCTGACCCGCTTCGCCCGCAGGCACTGCCGCAGCCCCGAGGACGCCGCCGACGCCGTGCAGGAGGCCATGCTGGCGGTGCACCGCGGCGCCCCTGGCTTCCGCAGTCACGCCACCGTGAGCACCTGGTTGTTCCGGATCGTGTCGCACAAGTGCATCGACCTGCGCCGCCGCGACCTGCGCCGGCTGACCGTGGACCCCGCTGAGGTGCTGGTCATCGACCCCACCGAGGCCATCCCGACGGCTCACCTGGTGCATCTGGCCCTGGGCCTGGTGCCGGTGGATCAACGGGCCGCGGTGGTGCTGGTGGACATGCTGGGCTACCCGGTGGCCGATGCCGCCCGGCTGCTGGAGATTCCCACCAACACGGTCAAGAGCCGGTGCGCGCGGGGGCGCGCCAAGCTGTCGGCCCTGCTTCAGGCGGCCGGTGCGGGACACTGA
- the trxB gene encoding thioredoxin-disulfide reductase → MTESQKDVKSIHDVIIIGSGPAGYTAAVYTARANLSPVVFEGTSFGGALMTTTEVENFPGFKNGIMGPELMDEMREQALRFGADLQMEDIESVDFTGPVKVVTTAGGEVYRARAVILAMGAAARYLGVPGEQELLGRGVSACATCDGFFFRDQDIAVIGGGDSAMEEATFLTKFARSVTLVHRRDEFRASRIMLERAQANDKIRFLTNTAVVAVEGEGTVSGLRVRDTVSGEESTLAVTGVFVAIGHDPRSALVRGVVDLDPEGYVLTKGRTTATSVEGVFAAGDLVDHTYRQAITAAGMGCSAAIDAERWLTDTPAPSEESTDLIGAPQ, encoded by the coding sequence ATGACTGAGTCCCAGAAGGACGTCAAGTCCATCCACGACGTCATCATCATCGGTTCCGGCCCCGCCGGTTACACCGCGGCCGTTTACACCGCGAGGGCGAACCTGTCCCCTGTTGTGTTCGAGGGGACGTCGTTCGGCGGCGCGCTGATGACCACCACGGAAGTCGAGAACTTCCCCGGTTTCAAGAACGGCATCATGGGCCCCGAGCTCATGGACGAGATGCGGGAGCAGGCGCTGCGGTTCGGCGCCGACCTGCAGATGGAAGACATCGAGTCGGTGGATTTCACCGGCCCCGTCAAGGTCGTGACCACCGCCGGCGGTGAGGTGTACCGCGCCCGCGCGGTCATCCTGGCCATGGGCGCGGCAGCGCGCTACCTGGGTGTGCCCGGGGAGCAGGAGCTGCTGGGGCGCGGCGTCAGCGCGTGCGCCACCTGCGACGGATTCTTCTTCCGCGACCAGGACATCGCCGTCATCGGCGGCGGCGACTCGGCCATGGAGGAAGCCACCTTCCTGACCAAGTTCGCCCGCAGCGTGACGCTGGTACACCGCCGCGACGAGTTCCGTGCCTCCAGGATCATGCTGGAACGCGCCCAGGCCAACGACAAGATCCGCTTCCTGACCAACACGGCCGTGGTGGCCGTGGAGGGTGAGGGCACCGTCAGCGGCCTGCGGGTACGCGACACCGTGAGCGGGGAGGAGTCCACCCTGGCCGTGACCGGCGTCTTCGTCGCCATCGGCCACGATCCCCGCTCGGCGCTGGTCCGGGGCGTCGTCGACCTCGACCCCGAGGGCTACGTGCTGACAAAGGGCCGCACCACCGCCACCTCGGTGGAAGGGGTGTTCGCCGCCGGTGACCTGGTGGACCACACCTACCGGCAGGCCATCACCGCTGCCGGGATGGGCTGTTCGGCGGCCATCGACGCCGAACGCTGGCTCACCGACACCCCGGCCCCCAGCGAAGAATCCACCGACCTGATTGGAGCACCTCAATGA
- the trxA gene encoding thioredoxin, translated as MSDNTVTVSDDSFADDVLASSTPVLVDFWATWCGPCKMVAPVLEEIASEKAGKLTVAKLDVDANPETARDFQVVSIPTMILFQNGEAVKRIVGAKGKAALLRELGDVVS; from the coding sequence ATGAGCGACAACACCGTGACCGTGTCCGACGACTCGTTCGCCGACGACGTCCTGGCCAGCAGCACACCGGTACTGGTCGACTTCTGGGCGACGTGGTGCGGGCCGTGCAAGATGGTGGCCCCGGTGCTCGAGGAGATCGCCAGCGAGAAGGCCGGCAAGTTGACGGTGGCCAAGCTCGATGTGGATGCCAATCCGGAGACCGCCCGGGACTTCCAGGTGGTGTCCATTCCGACGATGATCCTGTTCCAGAACGGCGAGGCCGTGAAGCGGATCGTGGGCGCCAAGGGCAAGGCCGCGCTGCTGCGCGAACTCGGCGACGTCGTTTCCTGA
- a CDS encoding N-acetylmuramoyl-L-alanine amidase has translation MSSPPRGEAGDALRLGDRGVAVAEIRGALGALGLIQNPDDDLTTGRHVAADVFDSDLDHAVRDFQQRRGLLVDGIVGEATYRALKEASYRLGARTLHHQFGAPMYGDDVATLQARLQDLGFYTGMVDGHFGLQTHTALSSYQREYGLASDGICGPETLRSLYFLGARVTGGSPHAIHEEEQVRRSGPKLSGKRIIIDPGRGGADHGLITQGPDGPISEADILWDLASRLEGRMTAIGMETFLSRPANHSPSDAERAATANAVGADLMISLRCDTQASPAANGVATFHFGNSHGSVSTIGRNLASFIEREVVARTGLRDCRTHGRTWDLLRLTRMPTVQVDIGYITNPRDRAMLVSAQTRDAIAEGILAAVKRLYLLGKNDRPTGTFTFAELLAHEAAMGQAAARVSGS, from the coding sequence ATGTCGAGTCCGCCCCGCGGAGAAGCCGGTGACGCCTTGCGTCTCGGCGATCGTGGTGTCGCGGTTGCCGAGATCAGGGGTGCACTTGGCGCACTGGGTCTGATCCAGAACCCCGACGACGATCTGACGACTGGCCGCCACGTCGCGGCCGACGTCTTCGACTCCGATCTCGACCATGCTGTGCGCGATTTCCAGCAGCGCCGCGGCCTCTTGGTGGATGGCATCGTCGGAGAGGCGACCTACCGCGCCCTGAAGGAAGCGTCCTACCGACTGGGTGCGCGCACACTGCATCACCAATTCGGAGCGCCGATGTACGGCGACGACGTCGCCACCCTGCAGGCCCGCCTGCAGGATCTCGGCTTCTACACCGGCATGGTGGACGGCCACTTCGGCCTGCAAACCCACACTGCGCTGAGTTCGTATCAGCGGGAGTACGGGTTGGCCTCTGACGGCATCTGCGGTCCGGAGACTCTGCGGTCGCTGTACTTCCTGGGCGCCCGGGTCACCGGTGGCTCGCCGCATGCCATCCACGAAGAGGAACAGGTGCGGCGTTCCGGGCCCAAGCTGTCCGGCAAGCGCATCATCATCGATCCGGGCCGCGGCGGTGCCGATCACGGTCTGATCACCCAGGGCCCCGATGGTCCGATCAGCGAAGCAGATATTTTGTGGGACTTGGCAAGTCGGCTCGAAGGCCGTATGACGGCCATCGGCATGGAGACGTTCCTGTCCCGGCCCGCCAACCACAGTCCCTCGGACGCCGAGCGCGCGGCGACCGCCAACGCGGTGGGCGCCGATCTGATGATCAGCCTGCGCTGCGACACCCAGGCCAGCCCCGCCGCCAACGGTGTGGCCACCTTCCACTTCGGCAACTCACACGGCTCGGTGTCCACCATCGGCCGCAATCTGGCCAGCTTCATCGAGCGTGAAGTGGTGGCGCGCACCGGTTTACGCGATTGCCGCACTCACGGTCGGACATGGGACCTGCTCCGATTGACGCGGATGCCCACGGTCCAGGTGGACATCGGCTACATCACCAATCCCCGCGACCGGGCGATGCTGGTGTCCGCACAGACCCGCGACGCCATCGCCGAAGGCATTCTCGCGGCCGTGAAGCGGCTGTATCTTTTGGGCAAAAACGACCGTCCCACAGGCACTTTCACGTTCGCCGAGCTCCTGGCCCACGAAGCGGCCATGGGTCAGGCGGCAGCTCGCGTCAGCGGTTCCTGA
- a CDS encoding acetyltransferase: MSARISPLRLEAFEQLPKHARRCVFWEMEPETAAGEDHLTDPEFEKEAWLSMVMLEWGSCGQVATAAGTGDEDDSELPCLGYILYAPPYAVPRAQRFPTAPVSADAVLLTSMAVEPGPDAEGLAHSLVAQVVTEMVRRGVRALEAFGRTPDTVELLDPAMADPTLDPVVQALGDCAVEQCMIEADFLQEVGFVVVSPHRYFPRLRLELDKGLGWKAEVEAALERLLESAQMQVPVGAGAGAGRVAQVGQRMVRNR; encoded by the coding sequence GTGTCTGCTCGTATATCGCCGCTCCGTCTCGAAGCGTTCGAGCAGCTGCCCAAGCACGCGCGCCGGTGTGTGTTCTGGGAGATGGAACCGGAGACGGCCGCCGGCGAGGATCACCTGACCGATCCGGAGTTCGAGAAGGAAGCGTGGCTGTCGATGGTCATGCTCGAGTGGGGGTCATGCGGTCAGGTGGCCACCGCGGCGGGGACCGGTGACGAAGACGACTCCGAGCTGCCCTGCCTGGGCTACATCCTCTACGCGCCGCCCTACGCCGTGCCACGCGCTCAGCGTTTTCCGACCGCTCCGGTGAGCGCCGACGCGGTACTGCTGACGTCGATGGCAGTCGAACCCGGTCCCGATGCCGAAGGCCTGGCGCACAGCTTGGTGGCGCAGGTGGTCACCGAGATGGTGCGCCGTGGCGTCCGCGCGCTCGAGGCCTTCGGCCGTACCCCCGACACCGTCGAGCTACTGGATCCCGCAATGGCCGACCCGACCCTGGACCCGGTGGTGCAGGCGTTGGGAGACTGCGCGGTGGAGCAGTGCATGATCGAGGCCGACTTCCTCCAGGAGGTCGGATTCGTTGTGGTGTCTCCACACCGCTACTTCCCCCGGCTGCGGTTGGAGCTGGACAAGGGGCTGGGCTGGAAGGCCGAGGTGGAAGCGGCGCTGGAGCGACTGCTGGAGAGCGCGCAGATGCAGGTGCCCGTGGGCGCCGGTGCCGGTGCAGGCCGGGTTGCTCAGGTGGGCCAGCGGATGGTCAGGAACCGCTGA
- a CDS encoding ParB/RepB/Spo0J family partition protein, which translates to MTQASRRKGGLGRGLGALIPTGPADGDTGSLSPKLGSAAADVLIGGPPPAVSEVGAVYREIDPAAIEPNPRQPRQVFDEEALNELVHSIKEFGLMQPIVVRALPNTAPGAPARYQLVMGERRWRASQEAGLATIPSIVRETTDNDMLRDALLENIHRAQLNPLEEAAAYQQLLDEFGVTHDELASRIGRSRPLITNMIRLLRLPIAVQRRVAAGVLSAGHARALLALEAGAEAQEELAARIVAEGLSVRATEEAVTLANRGDGKAPSAPRRKPIQMPGLQDVAERLSGAFDTRVTVSLGKRKGKIVVEFGSVDDLQRIVDMMDRTKP; encoded by the coding sequence ATGACGCAAGCATCGCGACGCAAGGGTGGCCTCGGACGGGGTCTCGGTGCGCTGATCCCGACCGGACCGGCCGACGGTGACACTGGTTCGCTGAGTCCGAAATTGGGCAGCGCTGCGGCGGACGTCCTGATCGGCGGTCCGCCGCCGGCGGTGAGCGAAGTCGGCGCGGTGTACCGGGAGATCGATCCCGCAGCCATCGAGCCCAACCCTCGTCAGCCGCGTCAGGTGTTCGACGAAGAGGCGCTCAACGAGCTGGTGCACTCCATCAAAGAGTTCGGTTTGATGCAGCCCATCGTGGTGCGTGCGTTGCCGAACACCGCCCCAGGAGCGCCGGCGCGCTACCAGCTGGTGATGGGGGAGCGGCGGTGGCGCGCGTCGCAGGAAGCGGGATTGGCGACCATTCCGTCGATCGTGCGCGAGACCACCGACAATGACATGCTCCGCGACGCGCTGTTGGAGAACATCCACCGCGCCCAGTTGAACCCGTTGGAAGAGGCTGCGGCGTACCAGCAGCTGCTCGACGAGTTCGGGGTCACCCACGATGAACTGGCGTCGCGTATCGGTCGGTCCCGCCCGTTGATCACCAATATGATCCGACTGCTCCGGTTGCCCATCGCGGTGCAGCGCCGGGTGGCCGCCGGGGTGCTCTCGGCCGGGCACGCCCGGGCGCTGTTGGCGCTGGAGGCCGGCGCCGAGGCTCAGGAGGAACTGGCCGCGCGCATCGTGGCCGAGGGTTTGTCGGTGCGCGCCACCGAGGAGGCGGTGACGCTGGCCAACCGCGGGGACGGCAAGGCCCCGTCGGCCCCGCGCCGCAAGCCGATCCAGATGCCCGGGCTGCAGGATGTGGCCGAACGGCTGTCCGGTGCGTTCGATACCCGGGTGACGGTCAGTCTGGGCAAGCGCAAGGGCAAGATCGTCGTGGAGTTCGGGTCGGTTGATGATCTGCAGCGCATCGTCGACATGATGGACCGAACCAAGCCGTGA
- the rsmG gene encoding 16S rRNA (guanine(527)-N(7))-methyltransferase RsmG → MFHVKHDHAASVPEAAADVFGGRLALAQRYVEILATDGVERGLIGPRETERLWDRHVLNSAAIAELIPEGQRGADVGSGAGLPGIPLAIARPDLDVTLIEPMLRRTVFLEYVIDELALDGVRVSRHRAEEPAAREGADFDFVTSRAVAALDKLTRWTAPLLKADGLMLALKGDRAESEIAEHSAAMASLGVVDPKVMRCGVEYLEPPATVVVARRTAESRQRQRKPSGRRGR, encoded by the coding sequence ATGTTTCACGTGAAACACGACCACGCGGCGAGTGTCCCAGAAGCGGCCGCCGACGTGTTCGGCGGCCGTTTGGCGTTGGCGCAGCGGTATGTCGAGATTCTTGCGACGGACGGAGTGGAGCGGGGTCTGATCGGACCTCGCGAGACCGAGCGACTGTGGGATCGCCATGTTCTCAACAGCGCCGCGATCGCCGAGCTGATCCCCGAGGGACAACGCGGTGCGGACGTGGGAAGCGGTGCGGGGCTGCCCGGTATCCCGCTCGCGATCGCCAGGCCGGACCTCGACGTCACGCTGATCGAGCCGATGCTGCGCCGCACCGTGTTTCTGGAGTACGTGATCGATGAGCTTGCGCTGGACGGAGTGCGGGTGTCTCGGCATCGCGCGGAGGAGCCGGCCGCGCGCGAGGGCGCAGACTTCGATTTCGTCACCTCTCGCGCGGTCGCCGCGCTGGACAAGCTGACGCGCTGGACCGCGCCGCTGCTGAAGGCGGATGGGCTGATGCTGGCGCTCAAGGGTGACCGGGCGGAGTCCGAGATCGCCGAACACAGCGCCGCCATGGCATCGTTAGGTGTTGTAGACCCGAAGGTGATGAGATGTGGCGTGGAGTATCTAGAGCCGCCGGCGACCGTCGTAGTGGCGCGTCGCACGGCGGAGTCGAGACAGCGGCAGCGCAAGCCGTCGGGCAGGAGGGGTCGATGA